A genome region from Glycine max cultivar Williams 82 chromosome 5, Glycine_max_v4.0, whole genome shotgun sequence includes the following:
- the LOC100306238 gene encoding uncharacterized protein LOC100306238, whose product MSSGGRAVKPKEEEQDGMSVHSPCKPPPSSASSLPKSQVELELRLLEALEIYPPMKLQGVHRHFVLYGLMEFLRRKFDRQFSSEEVLQLLDRFYNLEMLKTDDDEIDLLTHEEEFSLPQSYFVKEEP is encoded by the exons ATGAGCAGTGGTGGAAGGGCTGTGAAGCCCAAAGAGGAGGAGCAAGATGGCATGTCTGTCCACTCTCCTTGCAAACCTCCTCCTTCCTCTGCTTCCTCTCTCCCCaag TCACAGGTTGAATTGGAGCTGAGATtgttggaagctcttgagattTACCCTCCAATGAAACTACAAG GAGTACATCGTCACTTTGTCCTTTATGGTCTGATGGAATTTCTAAGGAGGAAGTTTGACAGACAATTTTCTTCTGAGGAGGTCCTACAATTGCTGGATCGGTTCTACAACTTAGAAATGCTG AAAACAGATGATGACGAGATTGATTTGCTTACTCACGAAGAAGAATTTTCCTTGCCTCAGAGTTACTTTGTCAAGGAAGAACCCTGA
- the LOC100306238 gene encoding uncharacterized protein isoform X1 — MSSGGRAVKPKEEEQDGMSVHSPCKPPPSSASSLPKEQSQVELELRLLEALEIYPPMKLQGVHRHFVLYGLMEFLRRKFDRQFSSEEVLQLLDRFYNLEMLKTDDDEIDLLTHEEEFSLPQSYFVKEEP, encoded by the exons ATGAGCAGTGGTGGAAGGGCTGTGAAGCCCAAAGAGGAGGAGCAAGATGGCATGTCTGTCCACTCTCCTTGCAAACCTCCTCCTTCCTCTGCTTCCTCTCTCCCCaag GAGCAGTCACAGGTTGAATTGGAGCTGAGATtgttggaagctcttgagattTACCCTCCAATGAAACTACAAG GAGTACATCGTCACTTTGTCCTTTATGGTCTGATGGAATTTCTAAGGAGGAAGTTTGACAGACAATTTTCTTCTGAGGAGGTCCTACAATTGCTGGATCGGTTCTACAACTTAGAAATGCTG AAAACAGATGATGACGAGATTGATTTGCTTACTCACGAAGAAGAATTTTCCTTGCCTCAGAGTTACTTTGTCAAGGAAGAACCCTGA
- the ICE3 gene encoding inducer of CBF expression 3, producing MMSGWMQDTAEEQNSASASWPNSNANNELSCVSLCAYKPISSQIHEAEWRHVPNNITHTNVAASDNYNLLQQPLHPTNLNFLTPKPTFYPLEMSSDVGFLDPQASFTSKTDGDVFLSSNNNLLTLPNMSSSMCVVSPQPQQQGSVVGFSGFKNIMGSDHDHVVEGSRKALLLSCRSSILRPLESLPPSGSQPTLFQKRAALRKNLAVADDNCKGKKSEVLIDSKKRGTCNNVGEGVEGGSFDGSGLNNYDSDEISDDNNKMEEISARNGGNSSKANSTVTGSGVDQKGKKKTGIPAKNLMAERRRRKKLNDRLYMLRSVVPNISKMDRASILGDAIEYLKELLQRISELHNELESTPAGGSSSFLHHPLTPTTLPARMQEELCLSSLPSPNGHPANARVEVGLREGRGVNIHMFCDRKPGLLLSTMTALDNLGLDIQQAVISYVNGFAMDIFRAEQRNEGQDVHPEQIKAVLLDSAAGFHSMS from the exons atgATGTCTGGTTGGATGCAAGACACAGCAGAAGAACAAAACTCTGCTTCTGCTTCATGGCCAAACTCAAACGCCAACAACGAATTAAGCTGCGTGTCATTGTGTGCTTACAAACCGATCTCCTCCCAGATCCATGAAGCAGAATGGCGGCACGTGCCCAACAACATAACACATACCAACGTTGCTGCTTCTGATAATTATAATCTGCTTCAACAACCATTGCACCCTACTAACCTCAACTTTCTCACTCCCAAGCCCACCTTTTACCCTTTGGAGATGAGTTCCGATGTGGGATTTCTTGACCCTCAAGCTTCCTTCACTTCGAAAACTGATGGTGATGTCTTCTTGAGCTCAAATAATAACCTTTTAACCCTTCCAAATATGAGCTCAAGCATGTGTGTGGTGTCCCCCCAACCCCAACAACAAGGAAGTGTTGTTGGATTTTCGGGTTTCAAGAATATTATGGGCTCTGATCATGATCACGTGGTGGAGGGTTCTAGAAAGGCCTTGCTTCTGAGCTGCAGGTCCAGCATACTCAGACCCCTTGAATCGTTGCCCCCATCAGGTTCACAGCCAACACTTTTTCAAAAGAGAGCAGCACTTAGGAAAAACTTGGCCGTGGCTGATGATAACTGCAAAGGCAAGAAGAGTGAAGTACTCATTGATAGTAAGAAGAGGGGAACGTGTAATAATGTTGGAGAAGGTGTTGAAGGTGGGAGTTTTGATGGGTCGGGGTTGAATAATTATGATTCTGATGAGATCAGTGATGACAACAATAAGATGGAAGAGATTAGTGCAAGGAACGGTGGAAACAGCTCAAAAGCCAATAGCACCGTCACCGGCAGCGGCGTGGATCAAAAGGGCAAGAAGAAGACAGGAATACCTGCAAAGAATTTGATGGCTGAACGCCGTCGAAGGAAGAAACTCAATGATAGACTCTACATGCTGAGATCCGTTGTTCCCAATATTAGCAAA ATGGACAGGGCTTCAATCCTTGGGGATGCAATCGAGTATTTGAAGGAACTTCTGCAAAGGATCAGTGAGCTTCACAATGAATTGGAGTCAACACCAGCAGGTGGCTCTTCAAGCTTTCTTCATCATCCTTTGACACCCACTACTCTACCAGCCCGTATGCAAGAAGAACTTTGTCTCAGCTCGTTGCCAAGCCCTAATGGCCATCCTGCTAATGCTAGG GTTGAGGTTGGGTTGCGCGAAGGAAGAGGTGTAAACATCCACATGTTTTGCGACCGGAAACCCGGACTCTTGCTCTCTACCATGACGGCTCTCGACAACCTTGGACTAGACATTCAGCAGGCAGTTATCAGCTATGTCAATGGATTTGCTATGGATATTTTCAGAGCtgag